One genomic segment of Fervidobacterium pennivorans includes these proteins:
- the yqeK gene encoding bis(5'-nucleosyl)-tetraphosphatase (symmetrical) YqeK: MDTRFIVKELRALVDRLVKPERIEHVNGVVDFCLKLARRYNLESDKLEIMALAHDLFRDLPAEKLKKFASSYGIITEGVYEKRPILLHGLVAAEFLKKKYKITDTDVLLGIAYHTSGHPDFGPYAKALVLADSLEFTRYYEKVNQLREIAFYDLDMGYFEIIKNKIIYAVTHNLYLLPLTIETWNELVERKE; encoded by the coding sequence ATGGACACTCGATTCATCGTAAAAGAACTAAGAGCATTAGTTGATAGATTGGTAAAGCCCGAAAGAATAGAACATGTGAACGGAGTTGTTGACTTTTGCCTCAAATTGGCAAGAAGGTACAACCTGGAAAGTGACAAACTAGAAATCATGGCTCTTGCTCATGACCTTTTTAGAGATTTACCTGCTGAAAAGCTAAAAAAATTTGCTAGTAGCTATGGTATCATTACTGAAGGTGTTTATGAAAAACGTCCTATACTGTTACATGGATTAGTTGCTGCTGAGTTCCTAAAAAAGAAATACAAAATAACAGACACAGATGTGCTTTTAGGAATTGCTTACCACACGTCAGGTCATCCAGATTTCGGACCGTATGCAAAAGCCCTTGTGTTAGCTGATTCCTTGGAATTCACAAGGTATTACGAAAAAGTTAACCAACTTAGAGAAATAGCTTTCTACGATTTGGACATGGGCTATTTTGAGATAATAAAGAACAAGATAATATATGCTGTTACTCATAATCTTTACCTACTACCACTTACTATAGAAACTTGGAATGAATTAGTTGAAAGGAAGGAGTGA
- a CDS encoding DUF503 domain-containing protein, whose amino-acid sequence MDVIEPMVVAYGNILIRLFGVNSLKEKRSIVRSLVSDLKKQFEISAIESGRQDSKDYLLIGIAFVTLSEADAEAKFDTIENYVEGRYTIEEFTYDYHHF is encoded by the coding sequence GTGGACGTGATAGAACCTATGGTTGTTGCGTACGGGAATATACTTATCAGGCTTTTTGGGGTCAATTCTTTAAAAGAAAAACGAAGCATTGTAAGAAGTTTAGTAAGCGATTTAAAAAAACAGTTTGAAATCTCTGCCATAGAATCGGGAAGACAAGATTCAAAAGATTACCTACTAATTGGCATCGCTTTTGTAACGCTCAGCGAAGCAGATGCCGAGGCGAAATTTGATACCATAGAAAACTATGTTGAAGGCAGATACACAATAGAAGAGTTTACCTATGACTACCATCATTTTTAA
- the hslV gene encoding ATP-dependent protease subunit HslV yields the protein MAEPFGIRENLWHSTTVIAVRKDGKVVMAADGQVTYGATVMKGTAKKVRKIGDGKVLAGFAGAVADAMTLLERFETKYREWNGNLLKAAIELAKDWRLDRALRRLEAMLIVADKEHLLILSGTGEVIQPDEDVAAIGSGGPYALAAARALLRNTQLDARKVAQEAMKIASEICIYTNENITIEELE from the coding sequence ATGGCTGAACCTTTTGGAATACGAGAAAATCTTTGGCATTCAACTACTGTTATAGCAGTTAGAAAAGATGGGAAAGTGGTAATGGCTGCTGATGGTCAAGTGACTTACGGAGCAACTGTGATGAAAGGCACAGCTAAGAAAGTCAGGAAAATTGGAGACGGAAAAGTTCTTGCCGGATTTGCTGGTGCAGTGGCAGATGCAATGACATTGCTCGAAAGGTTTGAAACAAAATACCGTGAATGGAACGGAAACTTGTTAAAAGCTGCAATCGAACTTGCAAAGGACTGGCGATTAGACCGAGCACTAAGAAGGCTAGAAGCAATGCTTATCGTAGCTGACAAAGAACACTTATTGATTCTTTCAGGAACTGGTGAAGTAATCCAGCCGGATGAGGATGTAGCTGCTATTGGTTCAGGAGGTCCTTACGCATTAGCCGCGGCAAGGGCTCTACTTAGAAATACTCAGCTTGATGCTCGAAAAGTTGCACAAGAGGCTATGAAAATCGCTAGTGAGATATGTATATACACAAATGAAAATATAACCATCGAAGAATTAGAGTGA
- a CDS encoding L-threonylcarbamoyladenylate synthase: MNGNPTKTKIIKISDLYNDDIQYACDVLKNGGLVAFPTETVYGLGACALNPTAVKKIFEVKGRPQDNPLIVHLASLEQVNELAFVEEKYVNVIKRLTPGPVTFVLKKKEIIPPEVTAGLDTVGVRVPAHPIAQRLAQCAGPIAAPSANLSGKPSPTDAKSVIEDLFGLVECIIDAGESAFGIESTIIDLTRERPLVLRPGPVTIEELNEIFKEFGGVEFYIPKSDEKPLAPGMKYRHYAPEKVLKMVEPEKIQQYADKDVLILCTLETLEKYLRNAKNVHIIGEYAKPYTIAQNLYKSLRLVDKSPYPEAVIEKLPEEGIFFSIMNRIKKAVSKF, translated from the coding sequence ATGAATGGAAACCCAACAAAGACAAAGATAATTAAAATTTCGGATTTGTATAACGATGATATTCAATATGCTTGTGATGTTCTTAAAAATGGTGGTTTGGTGGCATTCCCTACAGAAACAGTCTATGGGCTTGGCGCCTGTGCATTAAATCCTACGGCTGTTAAAAAGATATTCGAAGTAAAAGGCAGGCCCCAGGATAATCCTTTGATAGTTCACCTTGCTTCACTCGAGCAGGTAAATGAATTAGCTTTTGTTGAGGAAAAGTATGTTAATGTAATCAAAAGACTAACCCCGGGACCTGTGACTTTTGTTCTCAAAAAGAAGGAAATTATTCCACCTGAAGTAACTGCTGGATTGGATACGGTAGGTGTACGTGTTCCCGCGCACCCTATTGCACAACGATTAGCTCAGTGTGCCGGACCAATAGCGGCTCCCAGTGCAAATTTATCAGGCAAACCTAGCCCTACAGATGCAAAAAGTGTAATAGAGGATTTATTTGGCCTTGTGGAATGTATTATCGATGCAGGAGAAAGTGCTTTTGGTATAGAATCAACAATTATCGACCTCACAAGAGAAAGGCCTCTTGTTCTTCGTCCTGGTCCTGTTACTATAGAAGAGTTGAACGAGATTTTCAAAGAATTTGGAGGAGTTGAATTCTACATCCCGAAATCAGATGAAAAGCCACTTGCACCCGGTATGAAATACAGGCACTACGCTCCAGAGAAGGTCTTAAAGATGGTTGAACCTGAGAAAATTCAACAATATGCTGATAAAGATGTTTTAATACTGTGTACATTGGAAACTCTTGAAAAGTATCTAAGAAATGCTAAAAATGTACATATAATTGGAGAATACGCAAAGCCGTACACTATCGCACAAAATCTTTACAAAAGTTTAAGGCTAGTGGATAAGAGTCCTTATCCTGAGGCTGTGATTGAGAAATTACCGGAAGAGGGTATATTTTTCTCGATAATGAATAGGATTAAGAAAGCGGTCTCAAAGTTTTGA
- a CDS encoding phospholipase D-like domain-containing protein, producing MKKNVGKAIVFSALSVLTLIFLIQKQSTSSNISVYFTETGALKNLVLEFMNSSDTFLYVSALDVSHPIVLSALKKLYEKGVDVRIVTEKPVIGIPSKIDASKGLHHVKFMVNDHGVIFGSANFSVSGLETGLNDLILFPKSYSERFKEFFLNLWEYGKIGTVKGFLISPVDNPEEKVLKAIQKARKRIYICMYAFTDENILASIKWKQSQGIDVKIVTDKWFLRSRISKYLRGNSKIISRTLLHHKFVIVDDELFTGSTNYTESGFHKNVEMIWYTKDRRIVKMYEQTFKALLNGSW from the coding sequence ATGAAGAAAAACGTAGGAAAAGCTATCGTATTTTCTGCACTTTCTGTACTTACTCTCATATTCTTAATCCAAAAGCAAAGTACAAGTTCAAACATCTCCGTGTATTTTACCGAAACTGGAGCGTTAAAGAATTTGGTCTTAGAATTCATGAACTCTTCTGATACTTTCCTTTACGTATCCGCACTTGATGTAAGCCACCCGATAGTTCTTTCTGCTCTCAAGAAACTGTATGAAAAAGGTGTTGATGTTAGGATTGTTACCGAAAAACCAGTTATTGGAATTCCTTCGAAAATCGATGCTTCAAAGGGGTTGCACCATGTAAAGTTTATGGTAAACGACCATGGTGTAATATTTGGCTCTGCTAATTTCAGTGTAAGCGGTCTGGAAACAGGGCTAAATGACCTTATTTTGTTTCCCAAAAGTTATAGCGAGAGATTTAAAGAGTTCTTCCTAAACCTATGGGAATATGGTAAAATTGGAACAGTCAAGGGCTTCTTGATTTCGCCTGTAGATAATCCCGAAGAAAAGGTACTCAAAGCTATACAGAAAGCTCGCAAGAGAATATACATTTGCATGTACGCATTTACCGATGAAAATATACTGGCTTCGATTAAATGGAAACAAAGCCAAGGGATAGATGTGAAAATTGTTACTGACAAATGGTTTTTAAGAAGTCGCATATCTAAATACCTCCGAGGTAATAGCAAAATCATCAGCAGAACTCTGTTGCATCACAAGTTTGTTATAGTTGATGACGAACTATTCACAGGGTCCACAAATTACACAGAAAGTGGCTTTCACAAAAATGTTGAGATGATTTGGTATACAAAAGACCGAAGGATTGTTAAGATGTACGAACAAACTTTCAAAGCATTGTTAAATGGGAGTTGGTAA
- a CDS encoding ABC transporter permease: MKSTESSGLLELFISLFKQFFLRSKESVFWLVIFPTILFLILTTIFGNVEENVELKVKILGESKMLEKVFSDIKQFQTEFVTFTDEAEKLSKFKELNNELRSGKIHAYAVLPRNFDSEFSIATILQKTKLQRKVEVNIYYVPVRQESKLAGDILSSVFNSLGTKEIVPVETYKLSEGEFEYNEFIYPGVVGMAILSVFIFGFMSEVEYLYRRGMLRRFYTTPINIINILIFTALVNMIELILGIFVLSLFANLKGVDVGKYLPSMISHVPLACVLLTLLSLNVLIFSKNQPSRVFVFGQIYFQAQMFAGGFYFPLKFANPVVKNFARFLPLTYTVDAIRLANHLNAFEEGHVLVPIIYILLLGINLILFSKKLKVAEE; encoded by the coding sequence ATGAAATCTACAGAATCAAGTGGTTTACTCGAATTATTTATTTCTTTGTTTAAGCAATTTTTCTTAAGGTCGAAAGAATCCGTTTTTTGGTTGGTAATATTCCCAACGATATTGTTTTTGATTCTTACAACTATCTTCGGAAATGTTGAAGAAAATGTGGAGCTGAAAGTTAAAATCCTTGGAGAAAGCAAAATGTTAGAAAAAGTATTCAGTGACATCAAACAATTCCAGACTGAATTCGTAACATTCACAGACGAAGCCGAAAAATTATCCAAGTTTAAAGAGTTAAATAACGAACTGCGTTCTGGAAAAATCCATGCATATGCAGTGCTCCCAAGAAACTTTGATTCAGAGTTTTCAATAGCAACTATTCTTCAAAAGACAAAGTTACAACGAAAAGTAGAGGTTAATATCTACTACGTTCCTGTAAGACAGGAATCAAAACTTGCTGGGGACATCTTATCAAGCGTTTTTAATTCTCTTGGAACAAAAGAAATAGTCCCTGTTGAAACGTACAAACTGTCTGAAGGTGAGTTTGAATACAACGAATTTATCTATCCCGGCGTCGTTGGAATGGCAATATTATCTGTATTCATTTTTGGTTTTATGAGCGAAGTCGAATACCTTTACAGAAGAGGTATGTTGCGCAGATTTTACACTACGCCAATTAATATCATCAATATCCTTATTTTCACAGCCCTTGTTAATATGATTGAACTGATTTTAGGTATATTTGTTCTGAGTCTATTTGCAAATTTAAAAGGTGTCGATGTTGGTAAGTATTTACCTTCAATGATTTCACACGTTCCACTGGCTTGTGTTTTACTAACCTTGTTAAGTCTGAATGTTTTGATTTTTTCTAAAAACCAACCATCCAGGGTATTTGTTTTCGGACAGATATACTTCCAAGCTCAGATGTTTGCAGGCGGTTTTTACTTCCCACTGAAGTTCGCAAATCCGGTAGTTAAAAACTTTGCCCGTTTCTTACCACTAACATACACCGTTGATGCCATACGCTTAGCAAACCACTTAAACGCCTTCGAGGAAGGACATGTACTCGTTCCGATAATATACATACTGCTCTTGGGAATTAACCTGATACTATTCTCAAAAAAGCTAAAGGTTGCCGAAGAATGA